Below is a genomic region from Falco naumanni isolate bFalNau1 chromosome 2, bFalNau1.pat, whole genome shotgun sequence.
GCACTTACTTGGGGAAGAAGCCCTGATATGAAGGGATTTTATTATCCAGTGATTTGCATGGCagggcagaaataaaattcaggtaGGATTGTTGAGAAAGAAAGGCTGCTGATGCAATGACATTAAACTAAAGGTTACTTAGGTATAATGTGAGAATATTAGATTTCTACCGGGATGAAGTTTGTAGTGACAGTTCATTACAGGAACTACTCGGAGCAAGCATGTATACCTGTGACTCCCCCAGAATTAGTGGGAGATGGGCTGTGTAAAGGTAGACAGCTGCGCCATTGCTGCTGCATGGGCCCTTACCAGCCGTTGGTAAGATTGTCTCAATGAGACAAATGGGGAGGCATCTCATTGTATGGGTTGTGAATTTGgataacaaaggaaaataaaaaaagacaacagtgtCAAAAATAGCAGGCTGATTATCAGAGTTTGAGTTTGACAAAATCATGTCTGTCGATGTTTAAAGCCCTCAGTGCGCAGTATAAATGAGCATCGTTAAATACCTGTTTTTATTGGGGATTCCACTGGACCCTGGACTTTGTTCTGCTGTCACTTTACTCGTGTTAGATTATAGATTTACAgctcatttgctttcttcctctgaagtcAGAGAGATAGTTTCTATGGAATTTGATGGGAATTACGGTTAAATATCAATTACATGTTCATACCTCTCCCATAGGCTTTTCGTAGATATCTTCTTGCCATTGCTCAGCCTTTGTTTGAATAGCATCTCGCTGGAGGGCCTCTAACACCTTCTTGGGAGTAACAAAGCCGTATTGTGCTTCAAGCAAAGCCAAGTCAATTTTTTCAGCCTTAAGTACTCCTATAACTTCATCTTGAGCCTGCAGAAACACAAAGTAAGGCTTTATTTTGTTAAACCGTGTATATGTATTTACAGGTTAGCTTTCTACTtttgattttaagaaaactaaaaacttttaaaagactGCTATTATGTATGTAAAGCACTCCAAAATAGTCCGCAACATGAAGGCAGTATTGatctttgtgttttattagTTCTGCATAATCTCCAACATCCTCAGAACCCTCATCAATGCCTAAGTGTTTTGTTAACAATTAGATGGTATTGCTGTTTCTGGACCAGTGTGGTGCATTCGCAATACAAAATTTCAGGGCACAGTGTGACTTGTGATGGAAGCTGGTTTTAAATTGTTAGTGGAAGGTGTTAGGATGGTTCTTTAATCCTTGGAAGTGTTGTACGTTCTGTATATTCTCGATGCGAAGGTAGCTTCTGTAGTTCAAACCAACCTGGGGTCACCTGCTTCTGTTGTTACACTGAGCTTGTTTGAGCAGTGAATGTAGCGAGGTGTGCAGTGACCCTTCACAGCATACACTCCGAAGCAATGCAATAATGGCAGTCctttaaaacaagatttaatGCCTTCAAAGCTGGCAGTGGTGTCCTGTGTGCACATATAtgcgtgtgtgcatgcatgtgtgagACCATGCTTTATCTATGTATAGACATGTAGATGTGCACACATTTGTGTATGTGCCTTCAAATAATAAGCAGTCTTGCAGTATGAAGTTTTTTGGAAATAACTGCTGTAGGAGTATTCTCAGTTTGTTAGTGCATGctaaaaaaaaggcattttaaaaggTAATGTTTAAGAGAAGGTGGTGTTTTCTGGTTTCCAAAAATCATGTAGTTTCAAAAAGTATAGtctaaaaatgtgtattgtacttttcctttattaatgTCACTACGTTTGTTGCCTTAATCTTATAGAATATCTGATGACATCCTGTTATCAAAGAGTAGATAAAATATGTTCTCAGGTGTGTTTTCACCACGTTCTTCTAtgtatgtatttcagaaattcttgCACAAGTTTGCAGGTGCATATACCTTCTTCCTATCATACAGCTTTGCTCTTTAAGTCCATGCTTCATGCTGGAGAAAGATACTGTATGTATCTGCAGTATTTGAAGTGATCTATAGATTCTccttgctcttttaaaaaacaaaacaaaaaccccaccaaccaaACATCCACCACACCAAACAAGAATGCTTCCTTGCTATAAAGTTACTAGCTCTTAGGCATTAAGTTTGGAAGGGGCAGAATAGTTGCTGCAGATATTGTGCCAACTCtgctgaagtgctgcttctAATGATAATGCTTTTTCATGAGAGTATCTGATTACGTGACTCTTTCCGCTGCGAGGTAAACTCGTTTAGGTCACCATCCCCCTAGTTCTGTGTCCATCTCTTCCTCCCCCAAGCCCCTGCATCCTCTGGTGGTGGAGGTTGTCCCCTGCCTCCATTACAGTGACATAACTGTTTCAAACTCCATTACAGTGACATGAACTGTTTCAGACATCTAATATCTGTAGTGATCTCggttaaaaagaaacaaagtacaCGCTAAACCTAGAAGGGATGAAATCAGAAAGAGTGATGTATCTGGAGAGGGTCTTACTTTCAGTCTGACTGCTCTTAGCTGGACCCCTGTTTGTCACCATgcttggaaaaaatataaaataatctatttCTAATCCTTATCACTGTGGAAAAACCCTAGAGGAGTGGTCTTTGTGCATCTTAAACTTTCTGGAACAGGAGAGTAATGACATCTAACTTAGAAACTGAATTATGGTTGGATTGACAGCTGATCTTCAGAGATTTGACTTGGATTACAGGAGGTGGAAAATTAGGAATAAGAAATGACTTCTCGCTTTTTTCATTCATAATGCTTCCTTTGGAATGTGGGACATGATTTAAAGTGTTCACGTCAGGCTCGTTGTTTTACAGTTTCTCATTTATTCCATTCCAGTTTTAAGTCTTAAGAATTGAAATGcgtggtttatttgtttttatatttatataaaatttatattacACAAGTGTAATGAAGTGTGTGTgtaatgtgtatgtatataaaaatatatatacacaaacattGTTTTttgagaggaagagagaagtgTTTTGGAGGAATATGTGACACCTGaattttaatctaaattaagaaaaggcaaaggagcTGGGGAGAAATGTTTTGCAAACATGGAAATCATTCTGTTTGCATAATAAAATGTTCTGTAGCAGTTTGCCTTGGATTTACCCTCAGAGATTGGTACATCTGTCAAACATTGCATGTATGTTCTGTTAAGCATGTATGTATTACTATGTaagtatatatgcatatgtcAAGAATGGAACTACCCAGGTTCTGTCTAGGTAATGAGCACTGAAACCATGTGATACGCACGTTTATTCCACTTTGGCCAGTTTGCTCTTCCCTCTCTGCCTGTGAGCAGTTTTAAGTGGCCATCACTACTTCATAGCAATCAGTCTGCCACAGAAATATTCTCCCTGCTCACTGGAAGTCTGGTTCCCACTTCCTGAACTTACATTTGACCGGGTTAGGCATCAGTTACGACTTGGCAGCTGGCTCCTGTTCCAGATAGAAAAATGTTAGCTTTTCAAAATCCAGTATCTAGTGGGCTAAGCGGCACGCAACACTTATGCTTCCTATTATGGGAAATAAAATTGCTCTTTTGGTTTTTCTAGCAAAAGGTATGAGAATACTGTTTGAGTTACTTGTGATCTGGCACATACTAATTGGTGGGGGGTAATGCTCCTGACTTCATAGGACAGGGAGGTAAGAAATAATTAACAGGTCTTAAAGGTCTCCAGTATGTTCTCCATATACGTTTTATGGTGACAAAAACTATGTATTCAGAGTACTTAGAATGGGGTAGCCCAACAGGAAAGTTTTGTAAGCTCTCTGCTTTGAGAGTTACGTGATCCTTCACAGTGGACCGTGGGTGTTTTTAGTGTGATAGAGGTGCATTGTGAATAAATTGTAGTTGCATTTAGGGGTGGTGTAAAGGTCACCTTTTCTGACTGATAGCTATAATATTTATAATCTGTGTTTTTATGTACTTTGCAGTTTATGTTTGTCCTTCTGTATCAAATTATGTAGGGTGTTTCCTTAACATGAAAGCAGCATGTGTTTGCAGTAAATtggggggtggcggggaggAGTGTGTTTTAATCTGGAATATAAAATAAGACAGTAAGTCACCTGTAGTTCGCCTTCGAGGACACTAAGAAGAAATAGCAAGTCATCACGAGAGAGATCCTCTCTTTTCTTGGAAgaacttctttgttttttctctgccttaGGGCTTCTTAGGATGGTACTGGCTTGAACTACATCGTCCTCCTTCTGCCTTCTTTGCCCATTTCCTCTCCCATTGCAACCAGCCTCTTCTTTATGGTGGTCTTTTGGCCTTTGCTGGCTCAGTTTTGGTCTGGTTgggctttctgtgctgt
It encodes:
- the LOC121083160 gene encoding filamin A-interacting protein 1-like: MRSRSNSTESPTRPKLSQQRPKDHHKEEAGCNGRGNGQRRQKEDDVVQASTILRSPKAEKKQRSSSKKREDLSRDDLLFLLSVLEGELQAQDEVIGVLKAEKIDLALLEAQYGFVTPKKVLEALQRDAIQTKAEQWQEDIYEKPMGELDKVVEKQKETHRRMLEQLLMVEKSHRQTLHELEEEKRKHSKYMEKSDEFTNLLEQERER